TTGACGGTTGATGGACATCCCGCTTCCGGCGTCGATTTGAAGGACGATCGCGTTGCTCTGGCTGGGGTTGGTGGACGGAGGCGCCTTGGGGGGCACCTGCGTCGTGAAGCCCTTCTGGAGGATGGGCGTGATCACCATGAAGATGATGATCAGCACCAGGAGAATGTCCA
This is a stretch of genomic DNA from Acidobacteriota bacterium. It encodes these proteins:
- a CDS encoding biopolymer transporter ExbD, translated to DILLVLIIIFMVITPILQKGFTTQVPPKAPPSTNPSQSNAIVLQIDAGSGMSINRQPVTLQDLGERLGAIFATRADKVLFVDVDDKAPYESVVKALDIARGPGKVETIGFVLN